AAACGATATAAACTATTTCAAAGATACTATTTTCATATTTGCCTCACATGTAAATGCAAAACTAATGAATAGCTTTCCAAAAGAAAATATCTTTACTTTTCAAGCAATGTTTGAAGTAAAAGAGAACTTTGGAGTATTGACAAGCCCAAGTATTGGTGAATTGACCTACGCGTTATTACTTCTTTTCCAAACAAAAGAACTTTATCTTTTAGGTCTAGATTTTGCTATGGATGTTGAATCAGGAGCAACACATATTGAAGGTCACTCAGGAGCAGGAGCATTTAATAAAATAAAAGGTTTAGAAGAATCATCAGATAAAAATTACTCATTTAGAAAAAATACAATCATTGTAAAAGGTAACTTTTTGCCAGAAGTTAAATCAATACCTGTATTTAAAACAAATATTGACACCTTTGCCCAATTTACAGAATTCTACAAAGATGAAAGCCAAAAAGTATATAACTTATCAAATGGAGCGTATCTTTCTGGTGCAACTCCTTTAAAAATAGAAGATATAGATTTTTCAACGTTTCCAAAGAAAGTTCAAGAATCAAACAAAAATGAAATTTATAACTCACTAGAAGGTATTAGTGAAAGTGGATACAATGAAAAAGATTTAGAAAAAATAAACTTAAAACTTAGTGGTGTTAAGAAAATGAAAAAACACCTTGAGCAATTTCAAAAAATAAAGAAATATAATAACTTTGATGAATATAAAAATGCTCTCATCAATGTTATTCAAAGTGTTCTATTTGAAAAACAACATTGCGAAGATTTGCAATCTATATTATTAAACTACTCTTCTCATAATCTGCACTATATCTTTTATCTATTTGATTTAGACACTGAAAATGACAAGAAAAAGTATATTTATGAGATAAATAAAAACTTACTCACTCAACTAAATAAAATAATTGATACTTATGTAATATCAATATCATATTCAAATGATGAAAATAGTATTTTACTAAAAAAACTGAATAAATATCTAAAAGAGTACTCTATAAAAAATAGTATCTATTCTGAACCATTTTTTAAAGAACTAGTTGAAACCTCACAAAGAGGTTATCAATATGATTTCAAGCCAAATTCAATTGGCTTTTTTGCGATAGAAGATAACCTTACAAATAAAGATTTTATAAATTATGTGAAAGAAGTTCTCAAAAGATTTCCAGAAGTTGAACTAAAACTTTTCTACTTTTTTGAGTTTCAAAAAATACAAGCACAATTTGTATTTAAACAAGAGTTAAATAGAATCAAGCTTTCCATCCCAAATAATATTTCAAATATAACTTCAAGTGTAGAGCTATGGCTTGAGACATATGATAATACAATAAATGTAAAAAGAATAGATGACATTATTTTAAATAATTATGAAAATATCTATAGTGTAATGTTTGACAATAAAGAAAGAGCATTAAAAGAACTAGAGACTGAATTAATAGTACCAAAAAAGTTCACCCTTGCAAATAATCTAAAAGAGAATTTCACACTTTCAAATACTAGCTATTTTGAATTTGCAAACAGTCTAAAAGATGATATTGATAAAGATTTATTCAATGAAAAGTATCTAAAAGAACACATAGGATTCTTTGCAATAAAAGAGAATCTTCAACAAGAATTTGTAAATAAAATTATAGAGATTTCTAATAAATTTCCAAATGTAAAATTTTCTGCTTTTTATTTTGATGAAGAAGTTCTAAAAGAATATATTAGTATCTTTAGTCCTATAATAAATAGATTCAAACTTATTTGTCCTAAAAATATTTATGATATTTTAGAAAATTGTGAAATTTTCGTCCAAGCGAACATTAGAAATCAAAGTTTTTTTAACGAAAAAATTTCAATTTTATTATATAGTTTTAATATTCCAACCATAGTTTTAGATGAAACTATTAAAATAAATCCTCTTTTAGAATATAGAGAGCTACTTATTCCTAATAAAATATTAGAAGAAAGATTCAGAATTTCAATAAACTCAAATGAAGATACTAATGAAGAATATACAAAAGATTCTATTGGATTTATGGGCGTTAAAAGATATCTTACTAATGATACATTTATATCTTACATAAAAGGTTTATATGTAAAATCTCCTAAAATTAATTTTAAAGTATTTTGTTTTAGTTCTTCACAAGAAGATTTAATTAAAGAAGTTTTCAAATCAGAACTTAATAGAATTAAAATTATTAGGCCAAAAAATCTTTTTGATATTTCAAAAGAAATTGAACTATTTATTTATCTACAAGGTTTTGACTTTTTATCTCCATTTTTAATTAAATTTACTTCTATATTGCCCTTAGCATTAAGACCTGAATATAAAAATACTACTATTGGATCTGAAGAAATTAATAAATATTCAAAATACCCAATTTTTATTGAACCATCATATTTTGGATATACAAATGATTATATTATTGATAAAAACTATAATCTTTATAGAATTTTATTTGAAAAATTTATTCCAGAAATTTTAGATGATGAAAATTTATATGATTTCTTAGCTTTTAAATTAGTAGATCATATACTATCAAATCAATTACTTAAGGATTTTTTAGTAAATTATCGTAAAAAAGAGTTAATCTATGTTACAAAAACAAATCATAAATAAAAATAGCCATATTGTGAATAAATATATAAAAAATCATATTTTAGAATCAATAAAAACAAAAGAATTAATAATATCAAATAAAAAAATTATTGATTTAATAACATATGCGGCAAAACAATGTATAAAAGCATATAAAAATAAGAATAAAGTTTTAATAGCAGGTAATGGAGGAAGTGCAGCAGA
This portion of the Arcobacter nitrofigilis DSM 7299 genome encodes:
- a CDS encoding motility associated factor glycosyltransferase family protein; translated protein: MSLDQVQQLALQTYNENLKFFEENHPDLYKTLELYATAIEMGQITPQFELQYLNTHFDIVNPNTKEFLYTQNSNEISQKIADDINYDATVNSFKTYYELSYNGKRALDQDILAPYSIGNAPVINFVNKNLSNPQNVKEFHKFIIFGVLLGIHIPLIHEKLNSDVYLIIEPNLEFFRLSLFVTNYANLATKTKLYFSIAQNEYEFRKTFDNFYGEIFIYNHYLKFVNISSGSDMYMKVIQNYLVSQAHLLYAYDRTFLSISRTNSYITQNFKLLNISKKQPLKPFEKPVLFLAAGPSLQHNIDFVKENQDKFTIVAIYATLPILEKKGIKPDIVTQYDEQDIQVLNTLDKLNDINYFKDTIFIFASHVNAKLMNSFPKENIFTFQAMFEVKENFGVLTSPSIGELTYALLLLFQTKELYLLGLDFAMDVESGATHIEGHSGAGAFNKIKGLEESSDKNYSFRKNTIIVKGNFLPEVKSIPVFKTNIDTFAQFTEFYKDESQKVYNLSNGAYLSGATPLKIEDIDFSTFPKKVQESNKNEIYNSLEGISESGYNEKDLEKINLKLSGVKKMKKHLEQFQKIKKYNNFDEYKNALINVIQSVLFEKQHCEDLQSILLNYSSHNLHYIFYLFDLDTENDKKKYIYEINKNLLTQLNKIIDTYVISISYSNDENSILLKKLNKYLKEYSIKNSIYSEPFFKELVETSQRGYQYDFKPNSIGFFAIEDNLTNKDFINYVKEVLKRFPEVELKLFYFFEFQKIQAQFVFKQELNRIKLSIPNNISNITSSVELWLETYDNTINVKRIDDIILNNYENIYSVMFDNKERALKELETELIVPKKFTLANNLKENFTLSNTSYFEFANSLKDDIDKDLFNEKYLKEHIGFFAIKENLQQEFVNKIIEISNKFPNVKFSAFYFDEEVLKEYISIFSPIINRFKLICPKNIYDILENCEIFVQANIRNQSFFNEKISILLYSFNIPTIVLDETIKINPLLEYRELLIPNKILEERFRISINSNEDTNEEYTKDSIGFMGVKRYLTNDTFISYIKGLYVKSPKINFKVFCFSSSQEDLIKEVFKSELNRIKIIRPKNLFDISKEIELFIYLQGFDFLSPFLIKFTSILPLALRPEYKNTTIGSEEINKYSKYPIFIEPSYFGYTNDYIIDKNYNLYRILFEKFIPEILDDENLYDFLAFKLVDHILSNQLLKDFLVNYRKKELIYVTKTNHK